In Elusimicrobiota bacterium, one DNA window encodes the following:
- a CDS encoding 5-formyltetrahydrofolate cyclo-ligase gives MARAAARPMTGEDVRHKDFLRRHFRDTLRCLPAARRRDCAGAVARRLSRLPVFAQAPAVAVYLTRPGELDTAPLIALCRRLGKIVLAPVVDPPTKTLRFAVWPVRGPRVRNVHGILEPGGPRGPERPLGPRDLLVVPGRAFTPAGDRLGAGGGYYDRFLARGRARSVGLAFDEQIVLRLPRRPHDRRVGLVVSPNRTYTA, from the coding sequence AGGATTTTCTCCGGCGGCATTTTCGCGACACGCTTCGTTGCCTTCCCGCCGCGCGCCGTCGAGATTGCGCCGGGGCGGTGGCGCGCCGCCTGTCCCGCCTTCCGGTCTTTGCCCAGGCGCCCGCCGTGGCGGTTTACCTGACCCGTCCGGGCGAATTGGACACGGCGCCCTTGATCGCTTTGTGCCGTCGCTTGGGCAAAATCGTTCTGGCGCCGGTGGTGGACCCCCCGACCAAAACCCTGCGCTTCGCCGTCTGGCCGGTTCGAGGGCCCCGCGTTCGAAACGTCCACGGGATTTTGGAACCGGGCGGTCCGCGTGGCCCGGAACGACCGTTGGGTCCCCGGGATTTGCTCGTGGTTCCGGGCCGGGCGTTTACGCCCGCCGGCGACCGGTTGGGGGCGGGCGGCGGGTATTACGATCGTTTCCTGGCGCGCGGACGCGCGCGGTCGGTCGGCTTGGCGTTTGACGAGCAAATCGTTTTGCGGCTTCCCCGACGACCTCACGATCGGCGGGTGGGGCTTGTCGTCTCCCCGAACCGGACCTATACGGCCTGA